A window from Fundulus heteroclitus isolate FHET01 unplaced genomic scaffold, MU-UCD_Fhet_4.1 scaffold_52, whole genome shotgun sequence encodes these proteins:
- the LOC105929602 gene encoding coiled-coil domain-containing protein 42 homolog isoform X2, whose amino-acid sequence MSQTRSGGGGSMSARDFLSAQIALKQKEREAEQLRKRYKEQKQFLDYLHQRTEELQKSTEEAREQRFKLEMFFRDEETDADMEMAQKEMKEAMVKEAEIQRLREECAELKKRKQEAQLQTLKYSHYKEFMLRVLKLTKFDNVDALTGYFENLLHIRDQLYQRENQVQEQKEQQKRTLQSLKDQHDLLWLQMNNQLSQRQTELEKARSEALIWEQEWNRIQETAAKKMLELGQIKLATLNLHELTSGELEREEVDDNDTEKQLEQIKVFMLDHTDIVKQYQTCLQREAKENQEPTQNI is encoded by the exons ATGAGCCAAACGCGTTC GGGCGGCGGAGGCTCCATGTCAGCCAGAGACTTTCTATCCGCGCAGATTGCGCTCAAGCAGAAGGAGAGAGAGGCGGAACAGCTGAGGAAGCGGTACAAGGAGCAGAAACAG TTTTTGGATTATTTACATCAGCGCACGGAAGAGCtgcaaaaaagcacagaagaagCACGTGAGCAACGATTCaaactggaaatgttttttagg GATGAAGAAACGGACGCCGACATGGAGATGGCTCAGAAGGAGATGAAGGAAGCGATGGTAAAGGAGGCGGAAATCCAGAGGCTGAGGGAGGAGTGTGCTGAGCTGAAGAAGAGGAAGCAAGAGGCGCAGCTCCAGACCCTCAAATATTCACATTACAAGGAGTTCATGCTGCGCGTGCTCAAACTAACAAAG TTCGACAACGTGGACGCACTCACAGGTTATTTCGAGAACCTCCTTCACATCAGGGACCAACTGTATCAGAGGGAGAACCAGGTGCAGGAACAAAAGGAGCAGCAGAAAAGAACCCTGCAGAGCCTGAAGGACCAGCACGACCTGCTGTGGCTGCAAATGAACAACCAGCTGTCGCAGCGCCAGACAGAGCTGGAAAAGGCCCGCTCTGAAGCTCTGATATGG GAACAGGAGTGGAATAGAATCCAGGAAACGGCGGCGAAGAAAATGCTGGAGCTGGGCCAGATTAAGTTGGCGACTCTTAACCTCCACGAACTGACGAGCGGGGAGCTCGAACGGGAAGAGGTGGATGATAACgacacagagaagcagctggAGCAG ATCAAGGTCTTCATGCTGGACCACACGGACATCGTGAAGCAGTATCAGACGTGCTTACAGAGAGAAGCCAAAGAGAACCAAGAGCcaacacaaaatatttag
- the LOC105929602 gene encoding coiled-coil domain-containing protein 42 isoform X1 — MSQTRSGGGGSMSARDFLSAQIALKQKEREAEQLRKRDEETDADMEMAQKEMKEAMVKEAEIQRLREECAELKKRKQEAQLQTLKYSHYKEFMLRVLKLTKFDNVDALTGYFENLLHIRDQLYQRENQVQEQKEQQKRTLQSLKDQHDLLWLQMNNQLSQRQTELEKARSEALIWEQEWNRIQETAAKKMLELGQIKLATLNLHELTSGELEREEVDDNDTEKQLEQIKVFMLDHTDIVKQYQTCLQREAKENQEPTQNI, encoded by the exons ATGAGCCAAACGCGTTC GGGCGGCGGAGGCTCCATGTCAGCCAGAGACTTTCTATCCGCGCAGATTGCGCTCAAGCAGAAGGAGAGAGAGGCGGAACAGCTGAGGAAGCG GGATGAAGAAACGGACGCCGACATGGAGATGGCTCAGAAGGAGATGAAGGAAGCGATGGTAAAGGAGGCGGAAATCCAGAGGCTGAGGGAGGAGTGTGCTGAGCTGAAGAAGAGGAAGCAAGAGGCGCAGCTCCAGACCCTCAAATATTCACATTACAAGGAGTTCATGCTGCGCGTGCTCAAACTAACAAAG TTCGACAACGTGGACGCACTCACAGGTTATTTCGAGAACCTCCTTCACATCAGGGACCAACTGTATCAGAGGGAGAACCAGGTGCAGGAACAAAAGGAGCAGCAGAAAAGAACCCTGCAGAGCCTGAAGGACCAGCACGACCTGCTGTGGCTGCAAATGAACAACCAGCTGTCGCAGCGCCAGACAGAGCTGGAAAAGGCCCGCTCTGAAGCTCTGATATGG GAACAGGAGTGGAATAGAATCCAGGAAACGGCGGCGAAGAAAATGCTGGAGCTGGGCCAGATTAAGTTGGCGACTCTTAACCTCCACGAACTGACGAGCGGGGAGCTCGAACGGGAAGAGGTGGATGATAACgacacagagaagcagctggAGCAG ATCAAGGTCTTCATGCTGGACCACACGGACATCGTGAAGCAGTATCAGACGTGCTTACAGAGAGAAGCCAAAGAGAACCAAGAGCcaacacaaaatatttag